From Mycobacteriales bacterium, a single genomic window includes:
- a CDS encoding VOC family protein, whose protein sequence is MTRQVQVAIDCADPDRLARFWAEALGYEVENPSPAPDEPGERWNAVVDPAGTGPRVLFHSVPEGKVVKNRVHLDVRAGGPRGTPIAVRRPLVDAEVTRLLDADATHVRTTEDESDYYAVMLDPEGNEFCIC, encoded by the coding sequence ATGACGAGGCAGGTGCAGGTGGCCATCGATTGCGCAGACCCGGACCGGCTCGCCCGGTTCTGGGCGGAGGCGCTCGGTTACGAGGTGGAGAATCCCTCGCCCGCGCCGGACGAGCCGGGCGAGCGGTGGAATGCCGTGGTGGACCCGGCGGGTACAGGTCCGCGGGTGCTCTTCCACAGCGTCCCGGAGGGCAAGGTCGTGAAGAACAGGGTGCATCTCGACGTCCGGGCCGGCGGACCGCGCGGGACACCCATCGCGGTACGCCGCCCGCTCGTCGACGCCGAGGTCACCCGGCTGCTGGACGCCGATGCCACCCACGTCCGCACGACCGAGGACGAGTCCGACTACTACGCGGTCATGCTCGATCCCGAGGGCAACGAGTTCTGCATCTGCTGA